GCAAACACCAGGCCCAGCACCACGCTCACGCGCAGCAAGCCCCACCCGACGAGCATCGACCCCAGGCGCCTCACCCGCGGGAGCTTAGCGTGGAACCGGAGGGCGTCTACCGCTCCCCAGCTTGGGGGCGGAGCGTCGCTGCGGCAGAGGACAAATGCGCTAGCGTTGCAGCGTGCGCTTCGCTCTCATCACCGACCAGCACTTCGGGCCCAGGGCTCACTTCGCCGGCAAGCTGCGGTGAGCCACGGGCCAGTGCGCTGACCGCGCCTTCGTCGAACGCATGAACCGCGTCGACCGACCCGAGCTGGTGGAGAACCTGGGGACGTGGTCGAGGACGAAGTCGCTCACTGGACATGGAGCGATACCAGGAGTTCCTCGGCATCTTACTCGGCGCTCGATGCGCCGGTGATCCACGTCGCGGGCAATCACGATCTGATCTGCATGACCGAGGACGACCTCGCGCGGATGTGGAACCACGACGGCGCGCTGCACTACAGCCGCGGATTTTCGGGGTGCACTTCGCGGTGCTGAACACCTGGAGCAGAAGGACGTGTGTGTGCGGCTCCCCGAGTCCCAGCTCGAGTGGCTCGAGCGCGATCTCGCGACGGTGAAGGGGCCCGCGGTCGTGTTGATGCACCACCCGGCGAGCGAGCAAGATCTCACCGGAAATCGCTGGTTCGAGCGGGCGCCGCACATCTGCCGGGTGGCGGGCGGCGGAGGCTCAGGCGCATCATCGAGGCGAGCGGGAAGGTCGTTGCGGTCTTCAACGGGCACGCACACTGGAACCACCTCGACGTCATTCGCGGCATCCCGGTACGTCCACGCTGCAGAGCCTGACCGAGAACCTCGACGACGATGCGCCCGGCAGGCCCGCTGCGGCCTTCGCAGTGTGTGACCTCGAACCGCATCGCCTGAGCGTGAACCTCGGCGGCGCCGAAGCGCTGCACTATCAGTTCGAGGACTCGGCTGACCACGACCGTCGCGCGCGGGGGCGGCTCAGCGGGGGTTGGCGCACGGGCGTCGCATTGTCACGCGTCGTCGTCGCTCGGGGTCTCTTCGGGAGCGGGCGCGGCCTGCTTGCGCTTCTTGCGCTTCTTCTTGGCGGCCTTCTCGGCGGCGGGTTCATCCACCGCTGCTTCGTCCGGGTCGGCTGCTTTCGACTTGGTGGGCGCAGCGTCCCGCGTCCGCGTCGTCGTCCGCATCATCTTCTTCCACGACGGCGCCCGGGCCGGGCTCATAGCCGCTTCAGGGTGTTGTTTTGCTGCCTCTTCGAGCGCGTACCAGCCCACGGCCGCGGCTACTCGGTCAGAGTCCGATCCACTGCGAGGTGGACAGCTGCATCGACGACGACTGCGCGAAGCTGGCCGGTCGAAGCACGGAAATAGAGCGCGACCGCCGGCGCGATGGCGAGCAGCTCGGTGGCCCGGCGCAGCTTGAGGTTGTGCCAGCTCCTGGCCGGGCCCGAAATGTAGGCGGCGGCAAAAATCAGCAGCGACGCGGGCAGGAAGACGTGCACCGGAATGAACGGTCCGAACTCTCCGCGCTCGAGATCGTCCCGCATGACCTCCACGATGAAACGCAGAAAACCGTAGCCGAGGGTGAACGCGAGGAAGACCTGGCGCCAAGCGCTGGTGTTTCCGCACGACGAACGCCACGACGAGCAGCAC
This sequence is a window from Myxococcales bacterium. Protein-coding genes within it:
- a CDS encoding prolipoprotein diacylglyceryl transferase; this translates as MAWPDADSRCWYPTQLYESWLARCCSSWRSSCGNTSAWRQVFLAFTLGYGFLRFIVEVMRDDLERGEFGPFIPVHVFLPASLLIFAAAYISGPARSWHNLKLRRATELLAIAPAVALYFRASTGQLRAVVVDAAVHLAVDRTLTE